The following coding sequences lie in one Isoptericola variabilis 225 genomic window:
- the radA gene encoding DNA repair protein RadA, with protein MSTSTTRAARATKASRPAYRCTECGWTTAKWAGRCGECQAWGTVTEEGPAAAGPRTVAVTPTRSPARPIAEIDIDAARAVPTGVAELDRVLGGGLVPGAVVLLAGEPGVGKSTLLLSVASNYARGLDGVDARTVLYVTGEESAGQVRLRAERVGALAPSLLLAAETDLATVLGHVEASEPALLVVDSVQTIASAEVDGAPGGVSQVREVAAALIAAAKERQVPVLLVGHVTKDGTVAGPRTLEHLVDVVCQFEGDRHSRLRMVRAVKNRYGPTDEVGCFELSESGIVGLSDPSGLFLSHLGAGVPGTCVTVTVEGRRPLALEIQSLVAPSPLANPRRTTSGLESSRLAMILAVLHRHGGLRLADQDVYVSTIGGARVTEPAADLATALAIVSARTGEALPPGTVAVGEVGLAGDIRPVTAIDRRLSEAARLGFVRAVVPAGTAMTAPAGLQVLEARHIAEAVELAGAAPARGRERPSDRPAS; from the coding sequence GTGAGCACCTCGACGACGCGCGCCGCGCGCGCGACCAAGGCGTCCCGGCCCGCGTACCGCTGCACCGAGTGCGGCTGGACGACGGCGAAGTGGGCCGGCCGCTGCGGCGAGTGCCAGGCGTGGGGCACGGTGACCGAGGAGGGTCCCGCCGCGGCCGGCCCGCGCACGGTCGCCGTGACGCCGACCCGCTCGCCGGCGCGGCCCATCGCGGAGATCGACATCGACGCCGCCCGGGCGGTGCCGACGGGCGTCGCCGAGCTCGACCGCGTGCTGGGCGGGGGGCTCGTGCCCGGCGCGGTCGTGCTGCTCGCGGGCGAGCCGGGCGTCGGCAAGTCGACGCTGCTGCTGTCGGTCGCGTCCAACTACGCGCGCGGTCTCGACGGCGTCGACGCCCGCACGGTCCTCTACGTCACCGGCGAGGAGTCTGCGGGGCAGGTGCGGCTGCGGGCCGAGCGCGTCGGGGCGCTCGCCCCGAGCCTGCTGCTCGCGGCCGAGACCGACCTCGCCACGGTGCTGGGCCACGTCGAGGCCTCCGAGCCGGCGCTGCTCGTCGTCGACTCGGTGCAGACCATCGCCTCCGCCGAGGTGGACGGCGCGCCCGGCGGCGTGAGCCAGGTGCGCGAGGTCGCGGCGGCGCTCATCGCGGCCGCCAAGGAGCGCCAGGTGCCCGTGCTGCTCGTCGGCCACGTGACCAAGGACGGCACGGTCGCCGGGCCGCGCACGCTCGAGCACCTCGTCGACGTCGTGTGCCAGTTCGAGGGCGACCGGCACTCGCGCCTGCGCATGGTGCGCGCGGTGAAGAACCGGTACGGCCCCACGGACGAGGTCGGCTGCTTCGAGCTGTCCGAGTCCGGGATCGTCGGGCTGAGCGACCCGAGCGGGCTCTTCCTGTCGCACCTCGGCGCGGGCGTGCCCGGCACGTGCGTGACCGTGACGGTCGAGGGACGGCGTCCGCTCGCGCTCGAGATCCAGTCGCTCGTCGCGCCGTCGCCGCTGGCGAACCCGCGCCGTACCACGAGCGGCCTCGAGTCGTCGCGCCTCGCGATGATCCTCGCGGTCCTGCACCGGCACGGCGGCCTGCGGCTGGCCGACCAGGACGTGTACGTCTCGACGATCGGCGGCGCGCGCGTCACCGAGCCCGCCGCCGACCTCGCGACGGCGCTCGCGATCGTCTCGGCGCGCACGGGCGAGGCGCTGCCGCCCGGCACCGTCGCGGTGGGCGAGGTCGGGCTGGCGGGCGACATCCGGCCGGTCACGGCGATCGACCGACGGCTCAGCGAGGCCGCGCGGCTCGGGTTCGTGCGCGCCGTCGTGCCCGCCGGGACGGCCATGACGGCCCCCGCGGGCCTCCAGGTCCTCGAGGCACGGCACATCGCCGAGGCGGTCGAGCTGGCCGGGGCCGCTCCCGCGCGCGGACGCGAACGGCCGTCGGACCGCCCCGCATCGTAG
- a CDS encoding amino-acid N-acetyltransferase: MTSDASFTVRPALPADMRAVRALVEPYAQERILLAKEMVGYYEAVQEFLVAQEVPDDGTPGAVIGCGALHVMWDDLAEVRTLAVDPAWRGRGVGHALVEALLDRARALGLRRVFCLTFEVEFFTAHGFREIDGTPVTPEVYAELLRSHDDGVAEFLDLARVKPNTLGNSRMLLDL, from the coding sequence GTGACCAGCGACGCCTCGTTCACCGTCCGCCCCGCGCTGCCGGCGGACATGCGGGCGGTGCGTGCGCTCGTCGAGCCGTACGCGCAGGAGCGCATCCTGCTCGCCAAGGAGATGGTCGGCTACTACGAGGCCGTCCAGGAGTTCCTCGTCGCGCAGGAGGTGCCCGACGACGGCACCCCTGGCGCGGTGATCGGGTGCGGGGCGCTGCACGTCATGTGGGACGACCTCGCCGAGGTCCGCACGCTCGCGGTCGACCCGGCCTGGCGCGGGCGCGGCGTCGGGCACGCGCTCGTCGAGGCGCTGCTCGACCGGGCGCGGGCGCTCGGCCTGCGCCGCGTGTTCTGCCTGACGTTCGAGGTCGAGTTCTTCACGGCGCACGGGTTCCGCGAGATCGACGGCACGCCCGTGACGCCCGAGGTCTACGCCGAGCTGCTGCGCTCGCACGACGACGGCGTCGCGGAGTTCCTCGACCTCGCCCGCGTCAAGCCGAACACCCTCGGCAACTCGCGCATGCTGCTCGACCTGTGA
- the disA gene encoding DNA integrity scanning diadenylate cyclase DisA, giving the protein MAPSNAHPDALLRETLAAVAPGTELRDGLERILRGRTGALIVLGLDRTVEEICSGGFVLDVEFSATRLRELSKMDGAVVLDRDAMRIRRAAVQLLPDPSIETSESGTRHRTAERVAKQTGYPVISVSQSMRIVAIYVGSVRHVLEDSDTILGRANQALATLERYRARLDEVSGTLSALEIEDLVTVRDVCSVVQRLEMVRRISEEIDGYVIELGVDGRLLALQLDELIGGIGADRDLVVRDYVDLERSGRSLADVQADLAALDSAQLLDFGHVGRVLGLPGGGVALDAAVAPHGFRLLSKVPRLPSAVIDRLVAHFGGLQKLLAASVDDLMAVDGVGEQRARAIREGLSRLAESSILERYV; this is encoded by the coding sequence GTGGCCCCTTCCAACGCGCACCCCGACGCCCTGCTCAGGGAGACCCTGGCAGCGGTGGCTCCCGGGACGGAGCTGCGCGACGGGCTGGAGCGCATCCTGCGCGGCCGGACGGGCGCCCTCATCGTGCTGGGCCTCGACAGGACGGTCGAGGAGATCTGCTCCGGCGGGTTCGTGCTCGACGTCGAGTTCTCCGCCACGCGGCTGCGCGAGCTGTCGAAGATGGACGGCGCCGTCGTGCTCGACCGGGACGCGATGCGCATCCGCCGCGCCGCGGTCCAGCTCCTGCCCGACCCCTCGATCGAGACGAGCGAGTCCGGCACCCGCCACCGCACGGCCGAGCGCGTCGCCAAGCAGACGGGCTACCCCGTCATCTCGGTGAGCCAGTCGATGCGGATCGTGGCGATCTACGTCGGCAGCGTCCGCCACGTGCTGGAGGACTCCGACACGATCCTCGGGCGCGCCAACCAGGCGCTCGCCACGCTCGAGCGGTACCGCGCGCGGCTCGACGAGGTGTCCGGCACGCTGTCGGCCCTCGAGATCGAGGACCTGGTCACGGTGCGCGACGTGTGCTCCGTCGTCCAGCGCCTCGAGATGGTGCGCCGCATCTCCGAGGAGATCGACGGCTACGTCATCGAGCTCGGCGTCGACGGCCGCCTGCTCGCGCTCCAGCTCGACGAGCTCATCGGTGGCATCGGCGCCGACCGCGACCTCGTCGTGCGCGACTACGTGGACCTCGAGCGCTCGGGCCGGTCCCTGGCCGACGTGCAGGCCGACCTCGCGGCGCTCGACTCCGCGCAGCTGCTCGACTTCGGCCACGTCGGCCGCGTGCTCGGCCTGCCAGGCGGCGGCGTGGCGCTCGACGCCGCGGTCGCGCCGCACGGCTTCCGCCTGCTGTCCAAGGTCCCGCGCCTGCCGTCGGCCGTCATCGACCGGCTCGTCGCGCACTTCGGCGGGCTGCAGAAGCTCCTCGCCGCGAGCGTCGACGACCTCATGGCCGTCGACGGCGTGGGCGAGCAGCGCGCCCGCGCGATCCGCGAGGGCCTGTCCCGCCTGGCCGAGTCGAGCATCCTCGAGCGCTACGTCTGA
- a CDS encoding A/G-specific adenine glycosylase, translated as MPTDHARLVDRVTTWYDDVARDLPWRSPDRTPWGVLVSEVMLQQTPVVRVEPVWRTWMSRWPTPTDLAAASTADVLRAWDRLGYPRRALRLAECARTIVDRHGGEVPDDEAALRALPGVGEYTAAAVRAFAFGRRAVVVDTNVRRLLARTVAGAALPAPSYTVAERTLAETVAPPEDVTAARWAAASMELGAVVCTARAPRCGACPVRDLCTWRAAGHPPDAHAGRRRVQAWHGTDRQVRGRVMAVLRGATGPVHRDLLADVGKDPAQVERCLAGLVEDGLVEQGADGRYALPLAPA; from the coding sequence GTGCCCACCGACCACGCCCGACTCGTGGACCGGGTCACCACCTGGTACGACGACGTCGCGCGCGACCTGCCCTGGCGCAGCCCCGACCGGACGCCATGGGGCGTGCTGGTGAGCGAGGTGATGCTCCAGCAGACGCCCGTCGTGCGGGTCGAACCGGTCTGGCGCACGTGGATGTCCCGCTGGCCGACGCCGACCGACCTCGCTGCCGCCTCGACCGCCGACGTGCTGCGCGCGTGGGACCGCCTCGGCTACCCGCGGCGCGCGCTGCGGCTCGCCGAGTGCGCCCGGACGATCGTCGACCGTCACGGCGGCGAGGTGCCCGACGACGAGGCCGCGCTGCGCGCGCTGCCCGGCGTCGGCGAGTACACGGCCGCGGCGGTGCGGGCGTTCGCGTTCGGCCGCCGCGCCGTCGTCGTCGACACCAACGTGCGCCGCCTGCTCGCGCGCACGGTCGCCGGCGCCGCGCTGCCCGCGCCGTCGTACACGGTCGCCGAGCGCACGCTCGCCGAGACCGTGGCCCCGCCCGAGGACGTCACCGCGGCACGCTGGGCCGCCGCGTCGATGGAGCTCGGTGCGGTGGTGTGCACCGCGCGCGCCCCGCGGTGCGGCGCGTGCCCGGTGCGCGACCTGTGCACCTGGCGGGCCGCCGGCCACCCGCCCGACGCGCACGCCGGCCGCCGCCGGGTGCAGGCGTGGCACGGCACCGACCGGCAGGTGCGCGGCCGCGTGATGGCGGTGCTGCGCGGCGCGACCGGACCGGTGCACCGCGACCTGCTCGCGGACGTCGGCAAGGACCCGGCCCAGGTCGAGCGGTGCCTCGCCGGGCTCGTCGAGGACGGGCTCGTCGAGCAGGGCGCCGACGGGCGCTACGCGCTCCCCCTCGCACCCGCCTGA
- the proC gene encoding pyrroline-5-carboxylate reductase yields MDEQITGITGTRVAFCGTGNMGEAVLAGALASGVAPGDVVATVRRDGRAGELEARYGVRTTTDNAAAVADARVVVVGVKPKDVAAMLASIGPALAPGAVVVSVAAGLPLRFFEERLPAGTAVVRAMPNTPAQVGAGVTAIVGGSAASDEDLALVEGILSGSGLVVRVAEKDMDAVGALAGSGPAYVFYVVDAMAEAGVLLGLTRDVARTLAVQTVLGAGRLLDETGEHPVTLRERVSSPGGTTVAALRRLDDRGVRAAFLDALEAARDRARELAAELG; encoded by the coding sequence GTGGACGAGCAGATCACGGGGATCACCGGGACGCGCGTGGCGTTCTGCGGCACGGGCAACATGGGCGAGGCGGTGCTCGCGGGCGCTCTCGCGAGCGGGGTCGCGCCGGGCGACGTCGTCGCGACCGTGCGCCGGGACGGGCGCGCGGGCGAGCTCGAGGCCCGCTACGGCGTGCGTACGACCACGGACAACGCGGCGGCGGTCGCGGACGCGCGCGTCGTCGTGGTCGGGGTCAAGCCGAAGGACGTCGCCGCGATGCTCGCGTCGATCGGGCCTGCGCTCGCGCCCGGCGCCGTGGTCGTGAGCGTCGCCGCCGGCCTGCCGCTGCGCTTCTTCGAGGAGCGCCTGCCCGCGGGGACGGCCGTCGTGCGCGCCATGCCCAACACGCCGGCCCAGGTGGGCGCGGGCGTCACCGCGATCGTGGGCGGCTCCGCGGCGAGCGACGAGGACCTCGCGCTCGTCGAGGGCATCCTGTCGGGCTCGGGCCTGGTGGTCCGGGTCGCCGAGAAGGACATGGACGCCGTCGGGGCGCTCGCCGGCTCGGGCCCGGCCTACGTGTTCTACGTGGTCGACGCGATGGCCGAGGCGGGCGTGCTGCTCGGCCTGACGCGCGACGTCGCGCGCACGCTCGCGGTGCAGACCGTGCTCGGGGCCGGCCGGCTGCTCGACGAGACCGGCGAGCACCCGGTGACGCTGCGCGAGCGCGTGTCCTCGCCGGGCGGGACCACGGTCGCGGCGCTGCGGCGGCTCGACGACCGGGGCGTGCGCGCCGCGTTCCTCGACGCGCTCGAGGCGGCCCGGGACCGGGCGCGCGAGCTGGCGGCCGAGCTGGGCTGA